A window of Terriglobales bacterium genomic DNA:
CGAGCCTATAGGCAACATGGTCGTTGATATCGGAGGCGGTACGACTGACATAGCTGTGATATCGCTCGGCGGTATCGTCTATTCGCGGTCGCTACGGATGGCCGGTAATCAGATGGATGAAGCCATCACTAACTATGTAAAGCGAAAATATAACTTACTCATCGGTGAGCGCACTACCGAGCAAGTCAAAATTGAGATTGGAAGTGCTTACCCGCTGGAGAAACCTCGTACCATGGAAATCAGAGGTCGTAATCTCGTTGAGGGTGTGCCCAAAGCAGTCACATTAGATGACATCGAGATTCGAGAATCATTGGCGGAATGCGTCTCTACCATCATGAACGCGATTCGGGCGGCGCTAGAGCGTACCCCACCCGAACTTTCAGCGGACATTAGTGATCGTGGCATCCTTTTGACGGGGGGTGGGGCATTGCTGGAGAATCTGGATAAGCGCATTCGGGAAGAGACCGGACTTCCAGTTTCCATCGCAGATGACCCTCTTTGTAGTGTAGG
This region includes:
- a CDS encoding rod shape-determining protein codes for the protein EPIGNMVVDIGGGTTDIAVISLGGIVYSRSLRMAGNQMDEAITNYVKRKYNLLIGERTTEQVKIEIGSAYPLEKPRTMEIRGRNLVEGVPKAVTLDDIEIRESLAECVSTIMNAIRAALERTPPELSADISDRGILLTGGGALLENLDKRIREETGLPVSIADDPLCSVGLGVGQMLGDFRLLRKVSID